One window of Scheffersomyces stipitis CBS 6054 chromosome 1, whole genome shotgun sequence genomic DNA carries:
- the MNT43 gene encoding mannosyltransferase has protein sequence MRFTLRRITVLVLTVVSLIMVSLVLISSFSGSYFHRIDKLASEKFDEVGFRNSNLKVRQDFHYSKYVFSGTESFINLFNDDHEKIKSIPLNDKCMAFFKNFEHNNPDWEFDKYDSKGMQYDKDIDKKQRFFEENQKRLLSQRKQDGEPNADVITHEDNKTINVIFKSQVEKTTIIDQGMADTITMMRLYGKCFLNNPDVKETELYNSFTSKLFPYLHNTIPIFETSNSTDPLPEDSWPIYNEINDDYDVVHNAFNSSTDNFIDFIKKNSKGRGIVISATTRHSRDVVKLVRVLRALNNKLPIQIIHKGDINKRSMEFLDIAALADIDFLLSPSISAEHRDFLPELNMLEQYRSFGSEFPKQNIMYVNVANCINRSFKYSFPGYSNKLLALMFTSFEEVMLLDADTVLLMGAEKFFEAPEYKKSGAFFFKDRTLRDYNDFLESNFFTKLMPANENSIETLFDIPLVTEKTLSNKFLTGWRHSQEAGVIVINKVDHLLGLLMTFPLCLWKEPVKSSIWGDKEMYWLGMSMAGDESYEFNKYAAASVGEVTTNPKNKHYSNSKANEICSSHPGHVSSDGKLMWINSGFSFCKKNGYYRDRVKFPFNQYDNKDLAVMFSNPLKVRAALVPPDLPEMRAIGSPIDDTPEKEFKDSWKLRRKDSDEINVNMKDGQSRVDVITDWDPQKGWVKSSVCFGYHYCAYDLVESYNQPDDGSIAYDRGVLFEFDDETSRKYDFLSKVWHTGNSRTRPEGWVYAKMEIRKQ, from the coding sequence ATGAGATTCACTTTACGCAGAATAACGGTGCTTGTGCTAACGGTCGTATCGCTAATAATGGTACTGCTAGTGTTGATCAGTAGTTTCAGTGGACTGTACTTCCATCGTATAGATAAACTTGCAAGTGAGAAGTTCGACGAAGTGGGCTTTCGCAACTCAAATCTTAAGGTGAGACAAGATTTCCACTACTCCAAATATGTCTTTTCCGGAACAGAAAGCTTCATAAACCTTTTCAATGATGACCACGAAAAGATAAAGAGTATACCACTTAATGACAAGTGCATggcattcttcaaaaatttcGAGCATAACAACCCTGATTGGGAATTCGACAAATATGATTCGAAAGGAATGCAATACGATAAGGATATCGATAAAAAGCAACGGTTTTTTGAAGAGAACCAAAAGCGCCTACTTTCCCAAAGAAAACAGGATGGAGAACCCAATGCTGATGTAATCACTCACGAAGATAACAAGACCATCaatgtcattttcaagtcCCAAGTAGAAAAGACTACCATCATAGACCAGGGAATGGCTGACACAATTACCATGATGAGATTGTATGGTAAATGTTTCCTCAACAATCCAGATGTAAAAGAAACGGAACTTTACAATCTGTTTACATCAAAACTTTTCCCATACTTGCACAATACCATTCCCATCTTTGAAACGTCCAATTCAACAGATCCCTTGCCAGAAGACTCATGGCCCATTTATAACGAAATTAATGATGATTATGACGTGGTTCATAATGCATTTAATTCGTCTACAGACAACTTCATCGACTTTATTAAGAAAAACAGCAAAGGACGTGGAATCGTAATTTCAGCCACAACAAGACACAGTAGAGATGTAGTCAAGTTAGTCAGAGTTTTAAGAGCCTTGAACAACAAACTCCCTATACAGATTATACACAAGGGAGACATAAATAAAAGGTCTATGGAGTTCTTAGATATCGCTGCGTTGGCGGATATCGACTTTTTGCTAAGTCCTTCTATTTCTGCAGAGCATCGGGATTTCCTTCCTGAGCTTAACATGTTGGAACAATATAGGTCGTTTGGATCCGAGTTCCCCAAACAGAACATCATGTACGTGAATGTGGCCAATTGTATTAACCGTTCGTTCAAGTATTCCTTTCCAGGATACTCCAACAAGCTTTTGGCGCTAATGTTCACTTCCTTTGAAGAGGTGATGTTGCTTGACGCTGACACTGTGCTATTGATGGGCGCAGAAAAGTTTTTTGAAGCTCCAGAATACAAAAAGTCTGGtgcattcttcttcaaggatcGTACTTTGCGAGACTATAACGACTTTTTGGAGTCGAATTTCTTTACAAAGTTGATGCCTGCGAACGAAAACTCGATTGAGACCTTATTTGATATTCCTTTGGTGACAGAGAAGACACTTTCGAACAAGTTTCTTACTGGATGGAGACATTCTCAAGAAGCTGGAGTTATTGTTATCAACAAGGTAGACCACTTGCTTGGTCTCTTGATGACTTTCCCATTATGTCTTTGGAAAGAACCTGTAAAATCGTCTATTTGGGGAGATAAAGAAATGTACTGGTTAGGTATGTCAATGGCGGGTGATGAACTGTAtgagttcaacaaatatgCTGCTGCCAGTGTTGGTGAAGTGACAACCAATCCCAAGAACAAGCACTACAGTAACTCGAAAGCCAACGAAATCTGTTCCAGTCATCCTGGACATGTTAGTTCAGATGGGAAGTTGATGTGGATCAATTCTGGCTTCAGTTTTTGTAAGAAAAATGGCTACTATAGAGACAGAGTCAAGTTTCCGTTCAATCAATATGACAATAAAGACCTTGCGGTAATGTTTCTGAACCCTCTAAAGGTGAGAGCCGCTCTCGTTCCTCCCGATTTGCCTGAGATGAGAGCTATCGGATCACCTATAGACGATActccagaaaaggaattcAAGGACCTGTGGAAGCTTAGAAGGAAGGACAGCGATGAAATCAATGTCAACATGAAAGATGGACAGTCAAGAGTAGATGTTATAACCGACTGGGATCCACAAAAAGGCTGGGTAAAAAGTTCTGTCTGTTTTGGGTACCATTATTGTGCTTACGACTTGGTTGAAAGTTACAACCAACCAGACGATGGTTCAATTGCATATGATAGAGGAGTTCTCTTTGAATTTGACGATGAGACTTCTAGGAAATATGATTTTCTCAGTAAAGTCTGGCACACTGGAAACTCTCGAACCAGACCGGAAGGTTGGGTATATGCCAAAATGGAAATCCGAAAGCAATGA
- the MRL37 gene encoding mitochondrial 54S ribosomal protein YmL37, which translates to MLSRLARSRSSFPAARRLFSVTAIVRNETPKSSCKAGTKLNLKVRKNGDEPVALEDTEYPDWLWDMLDKKKVDEKLKQDDFMRWRRKQLGNENSNKIKANNFLANMK; encoded by the coding sequence ATGTTGTCGAGATTGGCTAGAAGCAGAAGCAGTTTCCCTGCTGCAAGAAGATTGTTCTCCGTGACTGCTATAGTGAGAAACGAAACCCCAAAGTCCTCGTGTAAGGCAGGaaccaagttgaatttgaaagtCAGAAAAAACGGTGACGAACCGGTTGCTTTAGAAGACACAGAATACCCAGACTGGTTGTGGGATATGCTCGACAAGAAAAAGGTCgatgaaaagttgaaacaaGACGATTTCATgagatggagaagaaaacagtTGGGTAACGAAAACTCCAACAAGATTAaagccaacaacttcttggccaaTATGAAGTAA
- the MYO12 gene encoding Myosin class V heavy chain, with the protein MDAWVNSATSAIAGSNLSTVLNYSDPLLTKILAAKKALQSNKPLIELLIASCDGDLVTLESMTRAKPELVNYRYPSDDNGVTALIYAICFNNYAVAETLLAHHDADPDLPDTIVNYTPLMWAVYFNQLDMAKLLLNHQADPSNSPKDDGKNAIALVNHENLEMYNYFKLHNLLDTTQNDNEEDYFHDSNFSYDEPEDELAEKLKLQTISGYVPDQEEENDHVLDEEDETVLAADSALVLLREFDYETLLPEQYIKFSDSDIPSLLNYIFDIRIKNLHLQHDSKIPAAIVFQLVRYSALKVESASLSEFFFESFIARLRAVTNTKSGAFNMALQENGTNIGGAGDIVLLSYWLSSIQYLHYYFIKSEIYSKYPKFLQELINMVQSLIATLSFSINSRLTPLVDECLLDFTSLVDVSNVLYAKDWNLFKKNKKHPSTYDDIFDMLYPPSQNELMKPSPIRYVQVLGALDYVLRIHKVDNLFRMQAFSQVFYYSNCIIFNKIISQSKFCTRSKAIQIRLNISSIEDWLRSHNLKLSKPENIGGIEKLVPAEVQLNNLLKVDKTNSDSISNPHFLAFYYNSLYSVGKTQLRPTIELLQWLQCMSSLVDDESLINTINQFDSLNYYQLHKVMYKLYKYEVDEPKIPRKLTNFVKSLINEQGSAQIERSYLHYMTQSTFLSKEIYIYINPNYVFDVALPNFTEGINTYGSGLGGVRVLRAKLYQPSLPIAIVDDLDDILTENKKANFNETYDYDEQNGDEDEGDEPEDNEFEESNKNIGRIEDFKGDELFKQVQMPNSLAHKNWGGEDKLENFEDNPW; encoded by the exons ATGGATGCGTGGGTCAACTCTGCCACACTGGCGATAGCCGGATCCAATCTTTCCACTGTACTCAATTACTCCGACCCACTCTTGACGAAAATCCTAGCAGCCAAGAAGGCTCTCCAA CTGAACAAGCCATTGATAGAGCTCTTGATTGCCTCTTGTGATGGTGATCTTGTAACTTTGGAAAGCATGACACGAGCCAAACCTGAGTTGGTTAATTACAGGTACCCCAGTGATGACAATGGAGTTACGGCACTAATCTACGCTATTTGTTTCAACAATTACGCCGTAGCCGAAACTCTCTTGGCTCACCATGATGCCGATCCAGATTTGCCTGACACTATTGTCAATTACACTCCACTCATGTGGGCTGTATATTTCAACCAATTGGATATGGCCAAGTTGCTTTTGAACCACCAGGCTGATCCATCCAATTCCCCAAAGGACGATGGCAAAAATGCTATAGCTCTCGTGAACCACGAGAACTTAGAAATGTACAACTACTTCAAATTGCATAACCTCTTGGATACGACACAAAAcgataatgaagaagactatTTCCACGACAGCAACTTTTCCTATGATGAGCCTGAGGACGAATTGgcagaaaagttgaagctACAAACAATTTCGGGCTACGTTCCagaccaagaagaagaaaatgacCATGtcttggatgaagaagacgaaacTGTGCTAGCTGCAGACTCGgctttggttcttcttcgtgAATTCGACTACGAAACCTTGTTGCCCGAGCAATATATCAAGTTTTCGGATAGCGATATTCcttcgttgttgaactATATCTTTGACATCAGAATCAAAAACTTGCATCTACAACACGATTCCAAGATTCCAGCAGCAATAGTTTTCCAGTTGGTGAGATATTCTGCTTTGAAAGTAGAAAGTGCATCCTTGAgtgaattcttctttgaaagCTTTATCGCTAGACTCAGGGCGGTCACCAATACCAAATCTGGAGCTTTCAATATGGCTCTCCAAGAAAATGGCACAAATATAGGCGGGGCTGGTGATATAGTCTTGTTGAGTTATTGGCTCTCTTCTATTCAATATTTGCATTACTATTTCATCAAAAGTGAAATATACTCCAAGTATCCAAAGTTCTTGCAAGAGTTGATTAACATGGTACAGTCCTTAATCGCTACTCTCTCATTTTCAATCAATTCTCGTTTGACTCCTTTGGTTGACGAATGTTTATTAGACTTCACCAGCTTGGTAGACGTGTCGAACGTGTTATATGCCAAAGACTGGAATttattcaagaagaacaaaaagCACCCAAGTACATACGACGATATCTTTGATATGTTGTATCCTCCATCTCAAAATGAACTCATGAAACCTTCACCTATTAGATACGTCCAAGTCCTTGGTGCCTTAGATTATGTTCTTAGGATCCACAAGGttgacaacttgttccGCATGCAAGCATTCTCTCAAGTATTTTACTATTCCAATTGCatcatattcaacaagattaTCAGTCAATCTAAGTTCTGTACTAGATCGAAGGCTATCCAGATCAGACTTAAcatatcttcaattgaagattggTTGCGTTCGCATAATCTCAAACTTAGCAAACCTGAGAATATCGGAggtattgaaaaattggttCCCGCAGAAGTTCAGTTGAATAACCTTTTAAAAGTAGACAAAACAAATAGTGATTCTATTTCAAACCCTCACTTCTTGGCTTTCTACTACAACTCATTGTATTCAGTGGGTAAAACGCAATTGCGGCCAACAATCGAATTATTGCAATGGTTGCAATGCATGTCTCTGTTGGTTGACGACGAAAGTTTGATCAACACCATTAACCAATTCGACTCGTTGAATTATTATCAATTGCATAAGGTGATGTACAAATTGTACAAATACGAAGTGGATGAGCCCAAGATTCCCAGgaagttgaccaacttTGTCAAATCCTTAATAAACGAACAGGGCTCTGcacaaattgaaagaagctACTTACATTACATGACACAAAGTACATTTTTGTCGAAAGAgatatacatatatataaacCCAAACTACGTTTTCGACGTTGCTTTGCCTAACTTCACGGAAGGGATTAATACTTATGGTTCAGGTTTGGGTGGAGTTAGAGTATTGAGAGCTAAGTTGTATCAGCCTTCGTTGCCAATAGCGattgttgatgatttgGACGATATTCTTACGGAGAACAAGAAGGCTAATTTCAATGAAACCTACGATTATGACGAACAAAACGgcgatgaagatgaaggtgATGAACCCGAGGACAATGAATTCGAAGAATCCAATAAAaatattggaagaattgaagacttcaagGGGGATGAGCTTTTCAAGCAAGTTCAAATGCCGAATTCTTTGGCCCACAAGAATTGGGGAGGGGAAGACAAACTTGAGAATTTTGAAGACAATCCTTGGTAG
- the YBN5 gene encoding Predicted GTP-binding protein (ODN superfamily), translated as MPPKKKNVQEKPILLGRPGNNLKSGIVGLANVGKSTFFQAITRCPLGNPANYPFATIEPEEARVIVPSPRFEKLCELYKPKSEVPAFMTIYDIAGLTKGAHAGEGLGNNFLANIRAVDAIFQVVRAFEDSEIIHINDEVNPYADLEIIKDELRLKDIEFATKHLEGIEKITKRGGQSLEVKNKKEEAEFVKRIISLLEEGKRIANQVWTAKEVETINSMFLLTAKPCIYLINLSERDYVRKKNKHLLKIKEWVDANSPGDLIIPVSVSLEEKLAGMGSDEERDAYCKEIGATSALPKIIVAMRQKLDLISFFTGGPDEVREWTIRRWYTAPQAAGTIHTDLERTFILAQVIKYDDLVEYGDEVAVKAAGKLLQKGKDYYVEDGDIIFVKAAEGKAR; from the coding sequence ATGccaccaaagaagaagaacgtGCAAGAAAAGCCTATTTTGTTAGGTAGACCAGGtaacaatttgaaatctgGTATTGTCGGACTTGCCAATGTGGGTAAGTCCACTTTTTTCCAGGCCATTACCAGATGTCCATTAGGTAACCCTGCAAACTACCCATTTGCTACCATTGAGCCCGAAGAAGCCAGAGTCATTGTGCCATCGCCCAGATTCGAAAAGTTATGTGAATTGTACAAGCCAAAGAGTGAAGTTCCAGCCTTCATGACTATTTACGATATTGCTGGTTTGACTAAGGGAGCCCATGCTGGTGAAGGTTTGGGTAACAATTTCTTAGCCAACATCAGAGCTGTCGATGCCATTTTCCAGGTTGTTCGTGCCTTTGAAGACTCTGAGATTATTCACATCAACGACGAAGTCAACCCATACGCTGACTTGGAAATCATCAAGGACGAGTTGAGATTGAAGGATATCGAGTTCGCTACCAAGCACTtagaaggaattgaaaaaatcaCCAAGAGAGGTGGACAATCACTTGAAGTTAAGaacaaaaaagaagaagccgaaTTCGTCAAGAGAATCattctgttgttggaagaaggtAAAAGAATCGCCAACCAGGTCTGGACTGCTAAGGAAGTCGAAACTATCAACTCCATGTTCTTGTTAACTGCCAAGCCTTGTATctacttgatcaacttgtcagAAAGAGACTATgtcagaaagaagaacaagcacttgttgaagatcaagGAATGGGTTGATGCCAACTCTCCAGGTGATCTCATCATCCCAGTTTCTGTTTCCttggaagagaagttggctgGTATGGGttctgacgaagaaagagatgCCTACTGTAAGGAAATCGGTGCCACTTCTGCATTGCCAAAGATCATTGTGGCCATGAGACAGAAATTGGACTTGATCTCGTTCTTCACCGGAGGTCCAGATGAAGTCAGAGAATGGACCATCAGAAGATGGTACACTGCTCCACAAGCTGCTGGTACTATCCACACtgatttggaaagaacCTTCATCTTGGCCCAAGTCATAAAATACGATGACTTGGTGGAATACGGAGATGAAGTCGCTGTCAAGGCTGCTGGTAAGTTGTTACAAAAGGGTAAGGACTACTACGTTGAAGATGGTGACATCATCTTTGTCAAGGCAGCCGAAGGTAAGGCTCGTTAA
- a CDS encoding methyltransferase, with the protein MPEQEAHSIAINSFNLNHQDYDTFRPSFKEELVNPFLVQLGLGEHDSATNKFTFDTEKTIVEIAAGTGKFTRNLVSNGWDNSNAKNTNNLIIVEPSKGMLESFKKNFPQIKKENIHQAASYQLPLADNSADAVIIAQGFHWFSDSASLKEIARVLKPTGKLGLIWNLDYASKSQNTPIEKSKFYDGGSYYYKDIDFSKYKTVEELLSDYVANQPWSKKVTELIYQYDLGVPQYRHGKWRDILEKGGNEYFSPIEVELFVLYDKLIAAEDVYKYWETRSYITELSERQKAKIKEDVEAILKDYAGKASRPFSDDGDERLLKPMGTHAIVLEVKK; encoded by the coding sequence ATGCCTGAACAAGAAGCTCATTCTATTGCTATCAACTCGTTCAATTTGAACCACCAGGATTACGACACTTTCCGTCcttctttcaaagaagaacttgtgAACCCATTCTTGGTTCAATTGGGCTTAGGTGAGCATGACAGTGCTACCAACAAATTTACTTTCGACACAGAAAAGACTATCGTAGAGATCGCAGCTGGAACTGGTAAATTCACCAGAAATTTGGTTTCTAACGGCTGGGATAATTCCAATGCTAAAAACACAAATAACTTGATTATTGTAGAGCCAAGTAAGGGAATGTTGGAATCGTTTAAGAAGAATTTTCCtcagatcaagaaggaaaataTTCACCAGGCTGCTTCGTACCAGCTTCCTCTTGCCGATAATTCTGCTGATGCGGTAATTATTGCTCAGGGGTTCCATTGGTTCAGTGACTCTGCCAGCTTGAAGGAAATTGCCAGGGTTCTTAAACCAACTGGTAAGCTTGGTTTGATTTGGAATCTCGACTATGCCTCAAAGAGTCAAAATACACCTATAGAAAAATCAAAGTTCTACGATGGTGGGTCTTACTATTACAAAGAtattgatttttcaaaataCAAGACAGTCGAGGAATTATTGTCAGATTACGTCGCCAACCAACCTTGGTCCAAGAAAGTCACTGAGCTCATCTACCAGTATGATCTTGGAGTTCCTCAATACCGTCATGGAAAGTGGAGAGATATCCTTGAAAAGGGAGGCAATGAATACTTCTCTCCTATCGAAGTTGAATTATTTGTGTTGTacgacaagttgattgcTGCCGAGGATGTGTACAAGTACTGGGAAACCAGATCGTATATCACTGAATTGAGTGAGAGACAGAAGGCTAAAATTAAAGAAGATGTGGAAGCTATCTTGAAAGATTACGCTGGTAAAGCTAGTAGACCATTTTCTGATGATGGTGACGAAAGACTTTTGAAGCCAATGGGAACTCATGCCATTGTGTTAGAAGTAAAAAAATAG
- the SAP7 gene encoding secreted aspartyl proteinase gives YAVNITVGTPPVQLQVELDTGSSDLWVISTKAPVCKRYNCNIYGVFDKDKSSSWKSNGTEFGIRYVDGSGNDGGIYGQDTINFGNGLVLNNATFAVANETVDLVGIMGISFEFREAATQKYPNIPSLMKLQGYTKKTAYSLYVTDEVKQAGSILFGGIDHAKYEGELVSLDMVASNGTYRALQTELTSIKIYENDVAIGIPFTFDSGADITIIREDFLEQIYKVLAPGEDFQVYGTLGTYKVPCYLNDSGNFLSFSFSNKKEIQVPMSEFLLSQETANGIQCGLKISTPSPGLEDHGIFGVNFLRSVYTVFNLDDKTISLAKVKYSEDERITAIE, from the exons TATGCCGTCAACATTACTGTTGGTACACCACCAGTAcagcttcaagttgaattgGATACTGGCTCTTCTGATCTTTGGGTTATTAGCACAAAAGCGCCTGTCTGTAAAAGATACAATTGCAACATTTACGGAGTCTTCGACAAAGATAAGTCATcgagttggaaaagtaATGGCACAGAGTTTGGAATTAGGTATGTTGATGGCAGTGGTAACGATGGAGGAATTTATGGACAAGATACTATTAATTTCGGCAACGGGTTGGTGTTGAACAACGCAACTTTTGCTGTGGCCAATGAAACggttgatcttgttggtaTAATGGGGATTTCCTTTGAATTCAGAGAAGCTGCCACACAGAAATATCCAAATATACCTTCTCTAATGAAACTACAGGGATACACCAAGAAAACAGCTTATTCTTTATATGTCACTGATGAAGTCAAACAAGCTGGTTCTATTTTGTTTGGCGGAATTGACCACGCAAAATACGAGGGTGAATTGGTTTCCTTGGATATGGTTGCTCTGAATGGAACTTATCGAGCTTTACAAACTGAATTAACTTCCATCAAAATCT atgaaaatgatgtTGCTATTGGTATTCCATTTACATTCGACTCTGGAGCAGATATAACTATTATCAGAGAAGATTTCCTTGAGCAGATATATAAGGTGTTGGCTCCTGGAGAAGATTTTCAAGTCTATGGTACATTAGGAACATACAAGGTACCATGTTATTTGAATGACAGTGGCAATTTCTTGAgtttcagcttcagcaatAAAAAGGAAATCCAAGTGCCAATGAGTGAGTTTCTTTTGTCGCAAGAAACCGCTAACGGAATTCAGTGTGGGTTGAAGATACTGACTCCTTCTCCAGGATTGGAAGATCATGGAATCTTTGGAGTTAACTTCTTGAGATCGGTCTACACagttttcaacttggatgATAAGACTATCTCTCTCGCCAAGGTAAAGtattctgaagatgaacgGATTACTGCCATAGAGTAA